A stretch of DNA from Desulfonatronovibrio hydrogenovorans DSM 9292:
TACGACCTGCTCATCCCTGATTATTCTTTTTCTGATCCCAAGATCCAGGCCCTGCTGGAACTTCTGGCCTTAAAAAAGATCAAGGACATGATCGCTGCCCAGGGAGGCTACGAAGTCCACTTTACAGGACAGGAGATGAAGCCTGGTCAGGGAATATAGAATTTCTTCAGGCAGGTGCATGGCCAGTTATTCTCGGTCGGTTATAAGGGTCACAGCTGCCCTGAAAAAACTCAGGCCTGGCCTTACTCAAGGATGGTTCAGAACTGATTTTCTCATCAGAGACTGATCCGTGAACCCGGGCTGTCTGGCCCTGGTCCACGGTCTTCAGCCAGTCCGTTTAAGGCTATTTTGTATTTTTAAGCTCCACGATCAAAGACTGCAGTTCTCCGGCCTGGCTGGCCAGTTCACTGATGGCCTTGGCAGACTGCTCCATGACATCGGCTGTTTCCCCGGCAATGCGGTTTATATCCTCCACGCTCCTGTTCACCTGCTCACTGGCTGAAGACTGTTCCTCAGTTCCAGTGGCAATGTTTCTGACCTGGTCCGCCACATCCTCCACCAGTTCAACAATCTTTTTCAGGGCGTCACCGGAATTATCAGCCAGGGAAATGGCTTCATC
This window harbors:
- a CDS encoding methyl-accepting chemotaxis protein; translation: AIEAARAGDAGRGFAVVADEVRKLAEKTMNATQEVDQVIASIQNGAKANIDGMDRAVAAVDEAISLADNSGDALKKIVELVEDVADQVRNIATGTEEQSSASEQVNRSVEDINRIAGETADVMEQSAKAISELASQAGELQSLIVELKNTK